GGGGTATCCCAATTAAACTTTTTTTGCTGTGCTAACAAGCTTAATGAAAGTGTGCCAAATGCTTTCGTTGAGGAACCGATTGCGAATCGAGTATTCGGTGTAACAGCCTCTTTTGTTTCTATATTACGATAGCCGAAACCTTCTGAAATAATAACTTCACCGTCTTTTATAACAGCGACAGCAGCACCAGGAACATTTAAATCCTTCATCATTTTTTCAGCCGTTGTTTGTAAAGAAGTCATAACAGGCGTTTCAATTTTAGACATACTTCTAACCTCCAAATATAAATTTTGTTCTACCGCACTATACTTTCGGTAATAGAAAATGAAAACCTTTTTATATTTGGAAAGTTAATAATTTTGTAAGAATTAGCGCAAGAAATTTTATTAATTAGGATTATTAAATTTATCATTTTTCATGTTATGATAAATTGCATATACGATTGAAAGAAGGTTTTCCTACATATGAAACATGCTGAAAATGAATACTTAAATTTATGCCGCCATGTAATGGAACATGGTACGAAGAAAGAAGACCGTACAGGGACAGGCACTGTATCTGTATTTGGATATCAAATGCGTTTTGATCTAAGTAAAGGTTTTCCTTTATTAACAACAAAGAGAGTACCGTTTCGCCTTGTAGCAAGTGAACTGCTTTGGTTTATGAAAGGTGATACAAATATTCGCTATTTATTGCAGCATAATAATAACATTTGGAATGAATGGGCTTTTAAGAGCTGGGTAGAAAGTGATGAGTATACTGGCCCTGACATGACTGATTTTGGTCTTCGCTCACAACAAGATGAAGAATTTAAAGTACAGTACGACGAGCAAATGGAATTGTTTAAAAAGAACGTTTTAGAAGATGATGAGTTCTCAAATAAATATGGTTATTTAGGAGACGTTTACGGTAAACAGTGGCGTGCTTGGAAAACGACAGCTGGTGAGACACTTGATCAATTAAAAGATGTAATTGAAATGATTAAAAAAACACCAGACTCACGTCGTTTAATCGTTTCTGCCTGGAATCCAGAAGATGTACCAAGTATGGCCTTACCGCCTTGTCATACGCTATTCCAGTTTTATGTAGCAGATGGAAAGCTTTCTTGTCAGTTATATCAAAGAAGTGGTGACATATTCCTTGGGATTCCATTTAACATTGCAAGTTACTCACTACTAACACATTTAATTGCACATGAATGCGGACTTGAAGTGGGAGAATTTGTTCATACAATTGGTGATGCACACATTTATACAAATCATTTTGAACAAGTAGAAAAGCAATTGGCACGTGAACCACGTCCATTCCCGAAACTTACATTAAATCCAGATGTGAAATCTGTTTTCGATTTTGAAATGGAAGATTTAACGATTGAAGGATACGATCCGCATCCAGCAATTAAAGCACCGGTTGCAGTATAATTGTAGAGGAGATGAAAAAATGATTGTTTCATTTATGGTCGCTATGGACGAAAATAGAGTAATTGGTAAAGATAATAATTTACCTTGGCGTTTACCGAGTGAATTACAATACGTGAAGAAAACAACGATGGGTCACCCGCTTATTATGGGAAGAAAGAACTATGAAGCGATTGGTAGACCACTGCCTGGAAGACGTAATATTATTGTAACTCGTAATGAAG
This DNA window, taken from Bacillus cereus ATCC 14579, encodes the following:
- a CDS encoding thymidylate synthase; its protein translation is MKHAENEYLNLCRHVMEHGTKKEDRTGTGTVSVFGYQMRFDLSKGFPLLTTKRVPFRLVASELLWFMKGDTNIRYLLQHNNNIWNEWAFKSWVESDEYTGPDMTDFGLRSQQDEEFKVQYDEQMELFKKNVLEDDEFSNKYGYLGDVYGKQWRAWKTTAGETLDQLKDVIEMIKKTPDSRRLIVSAWNPEDVPSMALPPCHTLFQFYVADGKLSCQLYQRSGDIFLGIPFNIASYSLLTHLIAHECGLEVGEFVHTIGDAHIYTNHFEQVEKQLAREPRPFPKLTLNPDVKSVFDFEMEDLTIEGYDPHPAIKAPVAV